A stretch of DNA from Anaerobacillus isosaccharinicus:
GTAAGCCTCGCCCCTATTCTCCTCTTGAAATTGAATTAGAATTGTAGCAACTCGCTGGTCTATACTTTGCATTTGTAATATATTCAGGAGCTGCTCAGTCTTTTTTAGTCTTCTACTTACTTCTGTTAAAAGCTTTAACCCAATAGAAGGTGTTTCGTTAATGATTGTTTGCATATCTTTAAGACGAATGATACATGCTTCGGTAGGTTCAACCGCTTCAGCAAACGTATCTGTTAATTTTTCTTCAAATAGTGTATCTTCACCTATGAAGTCTCCCGTAGACAGAATTCGAATAAGATGTTCTTGTCCAGAGTTTGTTGTTTTACCTATCTTTACTTTCCCTACGTGGACTATATACAAACTATTTAACTTTTGTTCTTCTAAAAATAATATTTCCCCCTTCTTATAACTTTTTCTAGTTACTAATGAGCTTATTTTTTTTCTTTCGTCAATTGACAAAGAATGAAAGATTGGTACTTTTCCGATACACAAAAGGATACATTCATGCCCTTTCACTACGTGGTCTTCATTACATTTCATTACTTAAAACTCCTTTCTTCTCTAGAGCAAAGTCAGACTTCGACTTATTCTTTTTATCTTTAAAAACAACAATCCTTAATGCGTTAAGAATGACTAGTAAAACACTTAATTCGTGAATTAACATCCCACTTGTCATAAAAATTACGTTTCCGATAACCCCTAAAATAAGTAGCACAACAACTGAAATAGAAAAGAAAATATTTTGTTTTAAATTTTTCACAGTAAAACGGCTAATCTTGAAAAGGTACTCCATTTGTGATAGTTTATCATTCATTAATATAACATCCGCAGTATCCATTGCGACGTCTGTCCCTGCCACACCCATAGCAATACTAGTATCAGCAATCGCTAATGCTGGTGCATCATTGATCCCGTCGCCAACCATTGCTACCTTATGACCATTTTTTTGTAGACTTTTTACTACATTAACTTTATCTGAAGGAAGTTTTTCTGCATATACTTCATCTAAACCTAATTTATCTCCTACTGCTTTTGCAGTAGCTAAATTATCTCCTGTTATCATAATTACCTTTTTTATTCCTGACGCTTTTAACGATTTGACTAACGTATAAGCATCTTCTCTGATTTCATCTGCAATAGAAATTATGCCCATTATCTTTGTTTTTGTTGCTGCAATGACAACAGTCCTGCCTAAGTTTTCTTCTAATGATAGCTCTTCTATAAAGCGATCTGACAGTTCACCAAACTTCTCTTTAATGAATAAACGATTTCCAATAAATAATGTTTCATTACCTAATGATGCAATAATCCCCTTACCAAGCACTACTTCGAAATGGTCGGGGGATTCAAACATTTCAATTCCTTCTTCCTTCGCTCTTTCCACAATTGCTTTTCCTAATGGATGTTCAGAAGCACACTCGGCACTTGCTAATTTCATTAGTAATTCTTTACTAGTTACACCATATGGTTTAACATTGATTACTTTTGGGGTACCCTTTGTTAGCGTTCCTGTTTTGTCAAAGGCGACCACATCGATTTTTGCTAATTTTTCAATATATTCTCCACCTTTAATCAGCACTCCATTTCTAGCTCCATGCCCTATGCCTGCAACAATTGAAATTGGTACAGATATAACAAGAGCACCTGGACAGGATATGACAAGCAAAGTAAGTGCTATCCGTATATCATTTGTTACTACCCACAAAAGAATGGCCAAAATTATAATTAAAGGGGTATAATATTTCGCAAACTTTTCAAGAAATTTTTGTGTTTTCGCCTTTGATTCTTGAGCATCTTCAACCATTTCGATAATTTTAGATAGCGTCGTATCTTCCCCGACATTGATTGCTTCAACGTGCATAAACCCTGACTCATTAATCGTTCCACTAAATACATTATCTTTTTCTTGCTTAAATATCGGAATTGACTCTCCAGTTATCATTGATTGATTAATGGTGGCGCTACCTTTAATAATGACCCCATCGACGGGAATTTTTTCACCTGGTTTCACTATGACGATATCGCCTTTCTTTACATCTTCTGCAGCGATGATTAGATGATTTCCATTTTCTAAGATGGTTGCCTGAGATGGATGATACTCCATTAGTTTTTCAAGAGATGAACGAGTTTTTTCTAATGTTCGTACTTCTAAATATGATCCGAGCATAAATAGGAATGTGACTGCTGCCGCTTCCCAATATTCTCCGATAATTATCGCACCGATAACCGCAATCGTTACAAGAAGTTCAATTCCAATGATTTTAAACCGCAACCCTTTCAATGCCTTTATAAAAATTCGATATCCTGCTACAAATGCCGAAATGACCATAAATGAATCAGCTACATGCATCATTTCAATTTTTCGAAAAAGAAATGATAGTGCAATTAATCCTATAGCAGCAAGTATTGTGTAGCCCTGTATTTTTCTAGACATGCGTTACATACCTCCCCTTTATTTAGATTGCCAGTTGTGCATTACTAACCCACTTTTCTCCCTACTGCAGAGTAACCTAATTTTTCCAACACCTCTTCTATTTGCAAAATAGTAATTTGATCCTCATTAAAGATAATTTTTATTTTATTACTGAAAAATTGGATCAAAACCTCTTCAATCCCTGTTTGTTTTAATAAGACCTTTTCAATAATATCTGCACAAGATGGACAACTAAATGGTTCCATTTTGAATACTACTTTTTTCATACGAACCTCTCCTCTTTCTCACTTTTATTTGATTTCTTCTTTAGTTTACTGAAATTTACGATCTATCACTTTGATTTAAATCAATTTTCGGTTTGCTCGATCATATTGCTTAAAAAATAGACCCCACCCCATCACAAAAAGTCCCCCAAACTTGTTAGTCAGGAGGATTAAAACACACTTCAATTTTAATATCATTTATAGATCGCAAAAAAGAAGTCCAAAACTGAACTTCTTTTTACGATTAAATTTATTTTTCCAGCTCTAACATGTCCTCATCGCAAGCTTTTTCAAAGTTATCCAGCAAAGCACGCACTTCCTCTGTTGATTTGGTGCTCATCAATTGACTTCTTAATTCAGCAGCACCATGAAATCCTTTAACATAAATTTTGAAAAAGCGATGAAGGCCTGTGATTGATCGTGGCAGCACTTCTGCATATTGATCTTGAAGATCAAGCTGCAGTCTAAGTAGATCAAGGTACTCTTTACTGCTATGCTCTTTGGGCTCTTTTTCAAAAGCAAAAGGATTTTTAAAAATCCCTCTCCCGATCATAACGCCATCAATGCCATATTGTTTTGCAAGCTGCAGCCCAGTTTGACGGTCTGGAATGTCTCCATTGATTGTTAGCAGTGTATTTGGCGCGATACGATCACGTAATTTTTTGATTTCCGGAATTAGCTCCCAATGCGCATCTACTTCGCTCATTTCCTTTCTTGTACGTAAATGAATAGAAAGGTTCGCAATGTCCTGTTTTAAAATATGCGTTAGCCACTCCTCCCAC
This window harbors:
- a CDS encoding Crp/Fnr family transcriptional regulator, with product MKCNEDHVVKGHECILLCIGKVPIFHSLSIDERKKISSLVTRKSYKKGEILFLEEQKLNSLYIVHVGKVKIGKTTNSGQEHLIRILSTGDFIGEDTLFEEKLTDTFAEAVEPTEACIIRLKDMQTIINETPSIGLKLLTEVSRRLKKTEQLLNILQMQSIDQRVATILIQFQEENRGEAYTQIQGIQLDVKKGDLAKYIGITPESLSRKLSSFQDKGFIELIGQRQIIIKDKNALLKIVLGEY
- a CDS encoding heavy metal translocating P-type ATPase, with product MSRKIQGYTILAAIGLIALSFLFRKIEMMHVADSFMVISAFVAGYRIFIKALKGLRFKIIGIELLVTIAVIGAIIIGEYWEAAAVTFLFMLGSYLEVRTLEKTRSSLEKLMEYHPSQATILENGNHLIIAAEDVKKGDIVIVKPGEKIPVDGVIIKGSATINQSMITGESIPIFKQEKDNVFSGTINESGFMHVEAINVGEDTTLSKIIEMVEDAQESKAKTQKFLEKFAKYYTPLIIILAILLWVVTNDIRIALTLLVISCPGALVISVPISIVAGIGHGARNGVLIKGGEYIEKLAKIDVVAFDKTGTLTKGTPKVINVKPYGVTSKELLMKLASAECASEHPLGKAIVERAKEEGIEMFESPDHFEVVLGKGIIASLGNETLFIGNRLFIKEKFGELSDRFIEELSLEENLGRTVVIAATKTKIMGIISIADEIREDAYTLVKSLKASGIKKVIMITGDNLATAKAVGDKLGLDEVYAEKLPSDKVNVVKSLQKNGHKVAMVGDGINDAPALAIADTSIAMGVAGTDVAMDTADVILMNDKLSQMEYLFKISRFTVKNLKQNIFFSISVVVLLILGVIGNVIFMTSGMLIHELSVLLVILNALRIVVFKDKKNKSKSDFALEKKGVLSNEM
- a CDS encoding heavy-metal-associated domain-containing protein; this translates as MKKVVFKMEPFSCPSCADIIEKVLLKQTGIEEVLIQFFSNKIKIIFNEDQITILQIEEVLEKLGYSAVGRKVG
- a CDS encoding tRNA dihydrouridine synthase translates to MIDNFWRDLPRPFFVLAPMEDVTDVVFRHVVSAAGRPDVFFTEFANSDSFCHPEGIKSMRGRLTFTEDEQPIVAHILGDNPEYFRQMSIGMAELGFKGLDINMGCPVPNVASRGKGSGLILRPDIAAELIQAAKAGGLPVSVKTRLGFKEVNEWEEWLTHILKQDIANLSIHLRTRKEMSEVDAHWELIPEIKKLRDRIAPNTLLTINGDIPDRQTGLQLAKQYGIDGVMIGRGIFKNPFAFEKEPKEHSSKEYLDLLRLQLDLQDQYAEVLPRSITGLHRFFKIYVKGFHGAAELRSQLMSTKSTEEVRALLDNFEKACDEDMLELEK